In one Culex quinquefasciatus strain JHB chromosome 2, VPISU_Cqui_1.0_pri_paternal, whole genome shotgun sequence genomic region, the following are encoded:
- the LOC6031767 gene encoding cytochrome b5-related protein, with protein sequence MTQTSNGEATAVPRLVTTIANKYPTFRDVPLKTPYLWLEGRRHDDGAEGLWRIHDTLYDLTEFADRHPGGASWIKLTKGTDITEAFETHHITTRAENLLPKFKVREAKEPRNVRLTFADDGFYRTLKRRVRDKLPEIDRTSIATSRLIIDSLLTAAIVLALGAVKSGSYLVAAASGLCVCWTMIAAHNFFHQKDNWRMRLFNLAFVSYREWRISHVLSHHHYPNSIMDLEISYFEPILCWLPNPQLKGNIQRFGAWIYGPFMYSSVFIGEFGKRTISTITTGKNEFFADDLITLILPTLMYLVDSSCLFGVLKMWLFIVVVASFCFGLIGLNAAHHHPEVFHSGDKIPDEIDFGVYQIATVIDRADVKGSQFAVLTSFGDHCLHHMFPTLDHGILPQLYPVFHKTCEEFETTYRECSWLHHIIGQHRQLARVEPQVYNPSKKWQ encoded by the exons ATGACGCAGACTTCGAACGGAGAGGCCACAGCGGTGCCTCGGCTGGTGACGACCATCGCGAACAAGTACCCCACGTTCCGGGATGTGCCGCTGAAGACACCGTACCTGTGGCTGGAGGGACGACGCCACGACGATGGAGCCGAGGGGCTGTGGCGGATCCACGACACGCTGTACGATTTGACCGAGTTTGCGGACCGGCATCCGGGGGGAGCATCGTGGATTAAGCTAACAAAG GGAACGGACATCACCGAAGCGTTCGAAACGCACCACATCACGACCCGGGCGGAGAATTTGCTGCCCAAGTTCAAGGTCCGGGAAGCGAAGGAGCCCCGAAACGTAAGGTTGACCTTTGCGGATGATGGGTTCTACCGGACGTTGAAGCGACGTGTGAGGGACAAGTTGCCGGAAATTGACCGCACTTCCATCGCGACCTCCCGGTTGATTATCGACTCGCTGCTGACGGCGGCGATCGTGCTGGCACTGGGCGCCGTCAAGAGTGGCAGCTATCTGGTGGCGGCCGCGAGTGGTCTGTGCGTGTGCTGGACCATGATCGCTGCTCACAACTTTTTCCACCAGAAGGATAACTGGCGAATGCGGTTGTTTAATTTGGCGTTTGTCAGCTACAG GGAATGGCGGATTTCACACGTTCTATCGCACCATCACTATCCAAACTCGATCATGGACCTAGAGATATCGTACTTCGAGCCGATACTGTGCTGGCTACCGAACCCTCAGCTCAAGGGCAATATTCAACGCTTCGGAGCCTGGATCTACGGACCTTTTATGTACTCGTCAGTGTTCATTGGGGAGTTTGGGAAAAG aaCAATTTCAACGATCACAACCGGTAAAAATGAGTTCTTCGCCGATGACCTGATAACGTTAATTTTGCCCACCCTAATGTACCTGGTTGACTCGAGTTGTCTGTTCGGGGTGCTTAAAATGTGGCTTTTTATCGTCGTGGTGGCCAGCTTCTGCTTTGGATTGATCGGACTGAATGCTGCCCATCACCATCCGGAGGTTTTCCACTCTGGAGACAAGATTCC GGACGAAATCGACTTTGGCGTGTACCAGATCGCAACCGTAATTGATCGGGCCGACGTGAAGGGGTCCCAGTTTGCCGTCCTGACAAGCTTTGGGGATCACTGTCTGCACCACATGTTCCCAACGTTGGACCATGGCATCCTGCCGCAGCTGTATCCGGTGTTCCACAAGACCTGCGAGGAGTTTGAGACGACCTACCGGGAGTGCTCCTGGTTGCATCACATAATCGGGCAGCATCGGCAGCTGGCCCGGGTGGAGCCTCAAGTGTACAATCCGTCGAAAAAGTGGCAGTGA